TATAGGCTTTCTCGTTAGCCTCGGAGCCGGAGTTGGAATAATAGACGCGGGAAAGGCCTGGCATCTTCTCGATTAGCTTGGCCGCAAAGAGCGCTGCCGGAACGTTGCCCGCAGCTCCGGCATAATAATTGAGTTTGACAAGCTGGTCGCGCATGGCATCGGCGATGCTCTCGCGTCCGTAACCGACGTTGACGGTCCAGACGCCGCCGGACACGGCATCAAGATATTCCCTTCCGTTGGTGTCCCACAGTTTCATACCCTTGCCCTCGACAAAGACCCGGGGATCAATAGTTTCATATTGTTTATGTTGGCTCAGATGATGCCAGACATGCGCGCGGTCAGCGCCAACCACGTGTGATAAGTCATTTTGTTTTAGGTCCTGGGACATCGAAGGCCTCCTACTTAATCCGCGACACCTTGCTTCAAAGCTTTAAAGCCGCTTCCGCTCCTGCGGGAGGCAGAGACAAGGAGAATTGCGTCGAGATCCTGCAAAGTTTGCTAAAATACGCAGGATCTTGGCGAGGGGGTTCTTAAACACCAGACAAGACGCAGATCGATCGCCCATGGTGGACATGCGTTGCCAAAACTTGATAGGAGCATGTTCCGATACAACAGGCCTCGGATGCAGTTCATACCGGCCAATGGACCTAGTCTGAAAACCCAAACGGCGCGTCCGTGCGGCGGCAGTAATCCGGCAGAATCTGTCGGCCGATCGGCGGCTCCGACCGGTGTCTTCAATTATCGCGCCGACAGAGGCGACAGGTAATCCCATGGTGTCGGCGTGAAGGGCGGACGATAATAGACGAGGCGCTCTTCGTGCTTTGCTTCACAAATCAATGCCACGGCCCGGTCGACCCTCGGCGTCCAAAGGTCCCTCCTCCAGAGCTGACCGTTCGTGAGGTCGAGAAAAACTGCTGGCCGTCCGGTAGTTCAGCCACTGCGTCACCACCGTTCTCGGCGTCGAAAAGACCTGATGCAAGGTCCAACTGGGCAACGGCCGCGGTGCTGGGCAAACGGGAAGTTCGCGCTGTCGAGACGCTTGGAAACATTGCCCGCAGCATCCATCCGGATGAAGAAAAATGGGATGCGCTCGTGTCCGGGCTTTTGCAGCGTTGTGAGCCGATGAGCGGTTCGTCCCAAATTGAAGCGCGATCGCCGCTATATCGTAGCGGCGCGCCTCTACCGCTTTAGCAAAAGGCTTGTAGGGCATGACCACGGCGGCAGCGAAGTAAGCGGACGCATCATCGAGACGACGCCTCGCTGCTTCTCTTGCCTTGACCGGCATCTGTGGGTCCTCGCCTTTGCAAGACCTCTGGTGGATCACAGACCAAATCGAACAGATGCGACCTATCACGCGACCGGTCAACTTGCGGCGGAACTTCGGCCCCCCTTTTGGCGGGCGGCCAGCACATCTCGAATCGAGAAGCTCGAATGGATCCGCAACACACCGGGCAATGTCGACAGAACCTCCTTGTGTATTCGCTCAAAAGCCCCTGCACTCTCGACGTCGACCCGCAGCATATAGTCTGATCCGCCTGTCATCAGATAGCATTCGCGGATTTCGGGATGCTTTCGGACCGCCGCTTCGAACTTGTCGAGGTAGTCTTCCGTTTGCCGTTCAAGGGTGATGTTGATGATGACGGCGATCGTTGCGTCTGAACTTGCCGTGTCAACGAGTGCCGTGTAGCCGCGGATCACCCCGGCATTTTCCATGATCTTGATGCGCCTAAGACAGGCGGACGGTGACAGCCCAACCTCGGTCGCGAGCTTCGCGTTGCTCATGCGCGCATCGACGCGCAGCAGCCTCAAAATGTTCCGGTCGATGTTATCAAGAGAGGACATGGCAGAATCTTTCAAAACGCAGCACATTCTGCGACTCTACACTGATCTTCGCCCATTTTGAGCGCAAATTCGCAGACTCTTTCGCTGATTATTTCATATCTTTTGCCCAGGCTAGGGAGCGGAAGATGGACAACCTTCTATCGGCAAAACATGCAAGTGCCGGCGTCGCCGGGATCGGGGCGACGGGATATCTGGTGATCGATATCGCAGCACTTTGCCGCAACTACGAGAAGCTTGCCTCGATGGTCACGCCGGGCCGCGCGGCCGCGGTTGTCAAAGCGGATGCTTATGGCCTTGGTGCGAAGCGCGTCTCGCGGGCGCTTTATGAACGGGGCTGCCGCCATTTCTTCGTTGCCCAGTTCATTGAAGCGCAGGAGCTCCGGCTTGCGCTCGCGCCCGATGCGCAAGTCTTCGTGCTGAACGGTTTGCAGCCCGGAACCGAGCTCGCAAGCACCGAGATGGATATTATCCCCGTTCTCAATTCTCTGGAGCAATATCGCCGGTGGTGTGCGACCGCGCGCTCGCTTAAACGCGCCCTTCCCGCAGTCGTCCAATTCGATACCGGCATGTCACGCCTCGGCTTCCCACCGGAAGAGCGCCCTGCACTCGCCAAGGCTCTGGATGAGCATGGCAACGTCGAAGTCCTGTTCATCATGAGCCATCTGGCCTCCGCCGATGAACTCGATGCGGCGCAAAACTCTGAACAGCTGGCGGAGATACGACGCATCGCCTACGAGTTCGCTGGCTTCGATATCTCCTTTGCCAATTCCGGCGGCGTGTTCCTGGGCGACGCTTACCACGGCGTGCTCACCAGACCCGGGATCGCGCTTTACGGCGGCGCGCCGACGGGCGGGGAGCCGAACCCTATGGAGCCGGTCATCAGTCTTGAGGTGGCGGTTGTGCAGACACGCACCGTGCCGGCGGGTACAAAGGTCGGTTATAACGGCGTTCATGTGACCGACGGCGTCACGCGACTTGCGACGATCGCTGCTGGCTACGCCGATGGTCTCCCGCGAGCCTTGAGCGGACGCGGTGCCGTCTATTACCAAGGCATCCGCCTGCCGATCGTCGGGCGTGTCTCGATGGACAGCATCACTATTGACGTGTCCGCCCTGCCTGAGGACGCATTGAGCCTGGGAAGTTTCGTCGAGGTCATCGGTCCGCACCAGTCGCTCGAGGACATTGCGCGCGACGCCGGCACGATCTCCTACGAGATCCTGACCGGCCTCGGCCAGCGCTATTATCGGCACTATCGTCAAGAGCCCTCGGCGGCTCAATCATTGGGGAAATCATGAAAGTTGTTGTACTGGGCTCCGGCATCGTCGGTGTCACATCCGCCTATCAGCTGGCAAAGGCAGGCCACGATGTAACGGTCATCGACCGTCAGCCGGGCCCGGCGCTGGAGACGAGCTTTGCCAATGCCGGCCAGGTTTCATTCGGCTATTGCTCGCCCTGGGCAGCACCCAGCATTCCGATGAAGGCGCTGAAATGGCTGTTCATGGAGCATGCGCCGCTGATCCTGCGCCCGAAGTTTGATGCGGCCATGCTCTCGTGGCTGCTCAAGATGCTTTCGAACTGCACCTCGGAACGGTATGCGGTCAACAAGAGCCGCATGCTGCGCCTGGCGAACTACAGCCGTCTGGCGCTTGCTGAGCTGCGCGCAGAAACAGGGCTCGCCTACGACGAAGGCATGCAGGGCACCGTGCAGCTCTTCCGCACGCAGCAGCAGCTCGATGCCTCTGCGAAGGACGTAAAGGCACTGGCGGCCGACGGTGTACCTTATAAAGTGCTGGACCGGGACGGTTGCGTTCGGGTCGAACCGGCGCTTGCTCATGTCCGCGAGAAATTCATCGGCGGGCTGCTGACGCCGAAAGACGAAACCGGCGACTGCTTCAAGTTCACCAATGCGCTCACCGAAAAGGCGACAGAGACAGGCGTCCGCTTTCTCTTCAACACAACGGTCAAACGTCTCGACGTCGAAGGCAACCAAGTACGCGGGGTCGTGACCGGTGAAGAGCGGATCGCGGCTGATGCTGTGGTCGTCGCGTTCGGCAGTCATTCGCCGACGTTCCTCAAGCGCTATGGCATCAAACTGCCGGTCTATCCGGTCAAGGGCTATTCGCTGACGATCCCGATCACCGATGGCTCGCGCGCCCCGAAATCGACTGTCATGGACGAGACCTTTAAGATCGCGATCACAAGGCTCGGTGACCGCATCCGCGTCGGCGGCATGGCGGAAATTTCCGGCTACACCAACGACCTCGGCCAGGCACGCCGGCGCACGCTGGAGCACTCGGTGACCGACCTCTTCCCCGGCGGCGACGTTTCCCAGGCGACCTTCTGGTCCGGACTGCGACCCATGACGCCCGACGGCACGCCGGTCATCGGCCCGACCAAGATCAGCGGCCTTTATCTGAACACCGGACACGGCACGCTCGGCTGGACGATGAGCACCGGCTCGGCCCGGGTGATCAGCGATCTGGTGAGCGGCCGTCAGCCTGAAATCGACGCCACCGAACTCGCCGTCGCCCGCTACGCCTGACGCCACCCCCAACAATTTTTATGGAGACATGATATGATCACCGCTATTTCCACCGCCGATGCCCCCGGCGCTGTCGGCCCCTACTCCCAGGCCATCAAGACTGGCGACCTCCTGTTTGTGTCCGGACAGTTGCCGATCGACCCGGCCACCGGCGAGTTTAATTCTGACAATGCGGTCAAGCAGGCCGAACAGTGCCTGAAGAACATGGCCGCGATTGCCAAAAAAGCGGGCACCGAGCTTTCGAAGACGGTGAAGACCACGGTGCTGCTGACCGACCTTGGCGATTTCGCGGAGGTCAACCGGGTTTACGCCAAATTTTTCTCCGAGCCGTTTCCGGCGCGGGCCTGCTATGAGGTGAAAGCTTTGCCGAAAGGCGCCAAGGTGGAAATCGAGGCCGTCATAGCTGTCGGCTGAACTGTCGAGCCCATCACACAGCGTATAGCCGGAGCGGTTGTAGGATCGCTCCGGTTCTGTCGTTTGACGGGGGAAGAAACGGGCAAGGCCCGCTTGAGGAGGAGGACGCCGTGACCCTTACGCAGGCGCTCAAGAAGCATATCAAGAATACCAAAACGTTCGGCGATCTTGCAGCAGCCGCTGACGCGATCGAAACCTCCAGACGCTTTCCAGTTCACAATCCCTCTACCAGTGAATTGCTGGCGGAGTTGCCGGACATGCAGGCCTCTGATGTAGCGCTCGCAATCGACCGGGCTGACGCAGCACGAGAGCGTTGGGCGGGTGTGACCGCGCGCGAGCGCTCAGACATCCTGTGGCGATGGCACCAACTGATTGTCGATCACATCGATGATCTCGCCGCTATTCTGACCTGCGAAATGGGCAAGCCGCTTGCCGAGGCGAAGTCAGAGATTTCCCATGCTGCGGCGTACGTCAAATGGTACGCGGAAGAGGCGAACCGCATCTACGGCGAGACGATCCCGGCGCCATCCACTGACAGACGGCTGCTGGTGATCAAGCAGCCTGTCGGCGTCGTCGGCGCGATCACGCCCTGGAATTTTCCGGCCTCGATGGTCGCGCGCAAGATTGCGCGCGGCGCTGGCAGCCGGCTGCACGGTTGTCCTCAAGCCCGCGGAACAAACCCCGCTTGTCGCGGGCTCCATGGTCGCGCTTGCCCGGATGGCCGTTTTTCCCGGGGGGTGCTCAATCTGGTCTATGCGTCGGACGGCGATGCCGTCGGCAAGGAGCTTTGCTCTAACCCAAAGGTTCGCAAGATCAGCTTCACCGGCTCGACGGAGGTCGGCCGGCTGCTGATGCGCCAATGCTCCCAGCAGATCAAGCGGATCAGCTTTGAGCTCGGCGGAAACGCGCCGTTCATTGTGTTCGACGACGCCGACATCGATGACGCCGTCGATGGTGCTATCCAGGCCAAGTTTCGGAATGGTGGCCAGACCTGC
The Rhizobium sp. CCGE531 genome window above contains:
- a CDS encoding Lrp/AsnC family transcriptional regulator — its product is MSSLDNIDRNILRLLRVDARMSNAKLATEVGLSPSACLRRIKIMENAGVIRGYTALVDTASSDATIAVIINITLERQTEDYLDKFEAAVRKHPEIRECYLMTGGSDYMLRVDVESAGAFERIHKEVLSTLPGVLRIHSSFSIRDVLAARQKGGRSSAAS
- the alr gene encoding alanine racemase, yielding MDNLLSAKHASAGVAGIGATGYLVIDIAALCRNYEKLASMVTPGRAAAVVKADAYGLGAKRVSRALYERGCRHFFVAQFIEAQELRLALAPDAQVFVLNGLQPGTELASTEMDIIPVLNSLEQYRRWCATARSLKRALPAVVQFDTGMSRLGFPPEERPALAKALDEHGNVEVLFIMSHLASADELDAAQNSEQLAEIRRIAYEFAGFDISFANSGGVFLGDAYHGVLTRPGIALYGGAPTGGEPNPMEPVISLEVAVVQTRTVPAGTKVGYNGVHVTDGVTRLATIAAGYADGLPRALSGRGAVYYQGIRLPIVGRVSMDSITIDVSALPEDALSLGSFVEVIGPHQSLEDIARDAGTISYEILTGLGQRYYRHYRQEPSAAQSLGKS
- a CDS encoding D-amino acid dehydrogenase, with the translated sequence MKVVVLGSGIVGVTSAYQLAKAGHDVTVIDRQPGPALETSFANAGQVSFGYCSPWAAPSIPMKALKWLFMEHAPLILRPKFDAAMLSWLLKMLSNCTSERYAVNKSRMLRLANYSRLALAELRAETGLAYDEGMQGTVQLFRTQQQLDASAKDVKALAADGVPYKVLDRDGCVRVEPALAHVREKFIGGLLTPKDETGDCFKFTNALTEKATETGVRFLFNTTVKRLDVEGNQVRGVVTGEERIAADAVVVAFGSHSPTFLKRYGIKLPVYPVKGYSLTIPITDGSRAPKSTVMDETFKIAITRLGDRIRVGGMAEISGYTNDLGQARRRTLEHSVTDLFPGGDVSQATFWSGLRPMTPDGTPVIGPTKISGLYLNTGHGTLGWTMSTGSARVISDLVSGRQPEIDATELAVARYA
- a CDS encoding RidA family protein, which codes for MITAISTADAPGAVGPYSQAIKTGDLLFVSGQLPIDPATGEFNSDNAVKQAEQCLKNMAAIAKKAGTELSKTVKTTVLLTDLGDFAEVNRVYAKFFSEPFPARACYEVKALPKGAKVEIEAVIAVG